The window ACGATGCCGGGCTTGCCGTCGTGGTAGCGGAAGCCGATCGAGCGGCCGTACTTCTTGTCGCCGCGGATCTTGTCGCGGAGCCGCTGCAGGCGGGCGTCCGTCTCCTCGGCGGAGAGCTGGGGTGCCCACTGGAACGGGGTGTGCGGCTTGGGGACGAAGCCGCCGATCGAGACCGTGCAGCGGATGTCGTTGGAGCCGGAGACCTCGCGGCCCTTCTGGATCACACGGGTCGCCATGTCGGCGATCTGGAGGACGTCCTCGTCCGTCTCCGTGGGCAGACCGCACATGAAGTACAGCTTCACCTGGCGCCAGCCGTTGCCGTAGGCCGTGGCGACGGTGCGGATCAGGTCGTCCTCCGAGACCATCTTGTTGATGACCTTGCGGATGCGCTCGGAGCCGCCCTCGGGAGCGAAGGTGAGGCCCGAGCGGCGGCCGTTGCGGGTCAGCTCGTTCGCCAGGTCGATGTTGAAGGCGTCCACGCGGGTGGACGGCAGCGAGAGGCCGATCTTGTCGGCCTCGTAGCGGTCGGCGAGGCCCTTGGCGACGTCGCCGATCTCCGTGTGGTCGGCCGAGGACAGGGAGAGCAGGCCCACCTCCTCGAAGCCCGTCGCCTTCAGACCGGCCTCCACCATGTCGCCGATGCCCGTGATGGAGCGCTCGCGCACCGGGCGGGTGATCATGCCGGCCTGGCAGAAGCGGCAGCCCCGCGTGCAGCCGCGGAAGATCTCGACCGACATGCGCTCGTGGACCGTCTCCGCCAGCGGCACCAGCGGCTGCTTCGGGTAAGGCCACTCGTCCAGGTCCATCACCGTGTGCTTCGACACGCGCCACGGGACGCCCGACTTGTTGGGCACCACGCGGCCGATGCGGCCGTCGGGCAGGTATTCGACGTCGTAGAAGCCGGGCACGTACACCCCGCCCGTCCGCGCCAGGCGGAAGAGGAGTTCCTCGCGTCCGCCCGGGCGGCCCTCCGCCTTCCAGGCGCGGATGATCTCCGTGACCTCCAGCACCGCCTGCTCGCCGTCGCCGATGACCGCGCAGTCGATGAAGTCGGCGATCGGCTCGGGGTTGAAGGCCGCGTGGCCGCCCGCCATCACGATCGGGTCGTCGATCGTGCGGTCCCTGGCCTCCAGGGGGATCCCGGCCAGGTCCAGGGCGGTCAGCATGTTGGTGTAGCCCAGCTCCGTGGAGAAGGACAGGCCGAAGACGTCGAAGGCCTTCACCGGGCGGTGGCCGTCCACCGTGAACTGCGGGACGCCGTGCTCCCGCATCAGCGCCTCCAGGTCGGGCCACACGCTGTAGGTGCGCTCGGCCAGGACGCCCTCGCGCTCGTTGAGGACCTCGTAGAGGATCATGACGCCCTGGTTGGGCAGGCCGACCTCGTAGGCGTCCGGGTACATGAGCGCCCAGCGGACGTCACAGGACTCCCAGGGCTTGACCGTGGAGTTGAGTTCTCCGCCGACGTACTGGATCGGCTTCTGCACATGCGGGAGCAGAGCTTCGAGCTGCGGGAACACGGACTCGACGGTCTCGGCGGCTTCGGCAGGCATCTCGACGGACCTTCGTGAGCTGACAGGGGTGACCATCAAGCGTAACCCGGTCCCGGGACTGCCCCGAACGCCCGGAAGGCCGTCGCGGGGAGCGCTCAGAGGGCCGTCCTCCCCTTCTTCCCCTTCCTGGCCTGCTTCCTGGCCTGCTTCCTGGCCTTCCTGATCGCCCTCCAGGTGTCCGGCAGCCGTGCCTCCAGCTCGGCGGCGCGCTGCTCCTCGCGGCCGTGGAGCACCCCGTACGTGAAGGCGCTCTCCCCCGCCGCGTGCGCCTGTCCGGCCAGTTCGCGCAGGGTACGGCGGGCCATGACGCTGTCCTGGTGGTCGCCGAGCAGGGTCTGCAGCGACTTCGCCGCCTTCACCAGACCGGAGGCCGGATCGCCGAGGGCGGGTACGGCCGCCTCGGCCGCGTACCGGGTGGCCTTGGCCCTCTTGCGGGCCTCGTGCAGGGCGAGGTCGCGATCGTGGCCCGGCGGCTGGTCGAGGGCGTGCTGGAGCAGGGCGGAGAGCGCCGCGAGGTCCTTGCGTACGGCCTTGGCGATCACCTTGGCCGGTTTGCCGGCGGCCGCCGGGCGCAGCGGCGGGTCGGCGAGCAGGGCGTCCAGTGCGTCGAGGAGGGCCAGATGGCGGTCGCTGTCGAGGTCCGCGACGAGCCGTCGGCGCGCGTCGCCGTGGGCGGTCCCGGACCAGGTGCGCAGCCGGGTGCGGACGGGGCCGGTGACCAGGGTGTAGGGCAGGTCGTCGAGGGCGGCGGTGAGGCGTTCGGTGAGGACTTCCTGGTCGCGGTCGCGGCCGAGTTCGGTGGCGAGCCGTTTCAGTTCCGCGCGGAGCGGGTCGGTGACGGTCCGGTCCAGGACCGTGCGGTAGGTGCGCAGGGCGCTGCGCAGGCGGCGGGTGGCGACGCGCATGCGGTGGACGGAGTCGTACTCGTCGCGGCGTACGGCGGGGTCGAGTGCGACGAGGGCGTCGCGCTGGGCGCGCAGGTAGGCGAGGACGTGGTCGCCGGCCGTCTTCGGGGCCTTGTGCCGGGCCGTTGCGGGGCCGGGGTGGTCCGGCGTGGCGGTCTCGGTCAGGGCGCGGGCCAGTTTGGAGGGTGCCTGGGAGGGCCGTACGCCCGCTTCGCGCAGGCGGGCGTCGACGGCGTCGAGGAGGGCCGGGTCTCCGTCGTCGGCGAGTTCCACCTCGATCTCGGTCCACTGGGCCGCGCCGCCGTGGCCGGTCAGCCGTTCGGCGCGTACGGCGTCGACGGCGACCTCGGCGAGCGGGGTGCCGTCGGCGTCGACGAGGTGGCGGGTGCCGCGCCGGGTGCGGAGGCGGACCAGTGGGAGCAGTTCGCCGTCGCGGACGCGGGAGCGGACGAGCGCGGCGAGGGCGGGTGGCACGGTGTCGGAGAGGGGGGCGTGGATCTCGTCGCGTACGCCGGTGGTGACCGGGAGCTTGAGGTGCCAGCCCGCGTCGTGGCCGCCGGTGCGGCGGCGCAGGGTGAGTCCGTCGGCGGTGAGTCGTTCGTCGGGGGTGTCGTAGTAGACGGCGTCGAGTTCGGCGGCGCCCCGGTCGACGACGGCCGCGACCGGTCCGATGCCGGTCAGGAGGCCGGTGAGGTCGGGCGGCCCGCCGTCGCCGGTCTCGTACTTCCGCTCGATCTCCCTTTTCGCCTTCATGTCCGCCACGACCTTCATGTCCGCCATGACCCGAATCTAGTGCTGGTTCGGGTCCGGCGGCAGGTGTCCGGGTCGCGGGTCGCCGCTACGCCGACATGGGCCGCTGCACTCTGATCGACTGGAGCAGTCCGATCGCCACCCAGACCGCGAACATCGACGAGCCGCCGTAGGAGACGAAGGGCAGGGGCAGGCCGGTGACCGGCATGATGCCCAGGGTCATGCCGACGTTCTCGAAGGACTGGAAGGCGAACCAGGCGACGATTCCGGCGGCGACGATGGTGCCGTAGAGCTCGGTCGTCTCGCGGGCGATGCGGCAGGCCCGCCAGAGCACGACGCCGAGCAGCACGATGATCAGTCCGGCGCCGGCGAAGCCGAGTTCCTCGCCCGCGACCGTGAAGACGAAGTCGGTCTGCTGTTCGGGGACGAACTGGCCGGTGGTCTGGGAGCCGTGGAAGAGGCCCGCGCCGGTCAGACCGCCGGAGCCGATGGCGATGCGGGCCTGGTTGGTGTTGTAGCCGACTCCGGCCGGGTCGAGGCTGGGGTTGGCGAAGGCGGCGAACCGGTTGATCTGGTACTCGTCCAGGATGTGCAGCTGCCAGACGGCGATGCAGCCGACGACGCCCGCGGTGAGCAGGCCGAAGATCCAGCGGTTGGAGGCGCCGGAGGCGAGCAGCGCGCCCAGGATGATGGTGAGCAGGACCAGGACCGTGCCGAGGTCGGGCATGAGCAGCACGACCATGATCGGTACGGCGGCCAGTCCGAGCGACTGGATGACCGTGCGGTGGTCGGGGTACATCTTGTCGCCCGCGTCGACCCGGGCCGCGAGCAGCATCGCCATGCCGAGGATGATCGTGACCTTGACGAACTCGGAGGGCTGGAGGGAGAAGCCGCCGCCGAGGACGATCCAGTTGCGGTTGCCGTTGATGGTGGCGCCGAGCGGGGTGAGCACCAACAGCACGCCGGCGACCGAGAGCCCGTACAGGATCGGTACGACGTTGCGCAGGGTGCGGTGGCCGAGCCAGACGGTGCCGATCATGAGGGCGAACCCGATGCCGGTGTTCGTCAGGTGCCGGATCAGGAAGTAGTACGGGTCGCCCTGGTTGATGCCGGTCCGGTTGCGGGTGGCGGAGTAGATCAGGGCGGCGCCGATCGCGGACAGCGCGAGCGCGCAGAACAGCATCGGCCAGTCGAGCCGACGGGCGGCCGAGTCGCGGGCGAAGACCCGTGTCCAGCCGCCCCGTTGGGGGCCGTATCCGGAGATGGAGAAGCTGTTCGCGCCGGTCATGCGGTGGTCCTCCGGCTTCCGCTTCGGCGCTGGCGCCTACGGGTCTGGCGGTTGCCTGTGGTGGGCGAGGCGGTGGTCGCCGGCGGCAGCTGGTCGTTGGGTGACGTGCCGCCTTGCTGGTCGCCTGCCGTGGGACCGCCCTGCTGGTCGTTCGGCGTGGCGCCACCCTGCTGGTCGTTCGGCGTGGCACCACCCTGCTCGGCGGCCTGCTTGGCGTTCTCCTCCTGGTCCTTGGCCGGGTCGGCGGGGACCTTCGGGGCGGCGATCGAGCCGTCGGACCGGATCTGCGGCAGGCTCTTCTGCGGGGTGGGCAGCAGGGCCTTCTTGTTGTCGATGGAGCCGTCGCCCTGGACGCCGTACATGGCGCTGTAGATGTTGCGGACCGCCTCACCGGAGGCGCCGGAGCCGGTACCGGCCTGGGCGATGGTCATGATGACCGAGTAGTCCTTGGTGTAGGTGGCCAGCCAGGAGGTGGTCTGCTTGCCGTAGACCTCGGCGGTACCGGTCTTGGCGTGCAGCGGGATCTTGTCCTGCGGCCAGCCGGCGAACTTCCAGGCGGCGGTACCGCGGATGGCCACGCCGGCCAGGGCCTGGTCCATCATGTTGCGGGTGGCCTGGGTGACGGGCAGCTTGCCGTGGGACCTGGGCTTGATCTCGGTGACGTTCCTGCCGTCGGGGCTGACGACCGCCTTGCCGATGGTCGGCGTGTACATGGTGCCGCCGTTGGAGATCGCGCCGTAGATCACGGCCTCCTGGATCGGGGTGACGAGGGTGTCGCCCTGACCGATGGAGTAGTTGATCGAGTCGCCCTCGCGCAGCCTGTTGCCCTCCAGGCAGTTCTCGTACGCGATCTTCTCGACGTAGCTGCCGTCCTTCTTGCCGGTCTTGCACCAGCCGTCCTTGTTGGCCTCCCAGTACCGCTGCTTCCACTCGCGGTCGGGGACGCGGCCGGTGACCTCGTTGGGCAGGTCGACGCCGGTCTCCTTGCCGAGGCCGAACTGGTGGGCGGCCTTGTAGAAGTAGTCCTTGGGCTTGCCCTTCTTCGGGTTGATGCCGCCGTCCTTCTTCCACTCGTTGTCCGAGAGGTAGTAGAAGACGGTGTCGCACGAGACCTCCAGGGCCCGGCCGAGCGAGATCGGGCCGAAGTTCTCCCCCTCGAAGTTCTTGAAGACCTGGTTGCCGACCGAGTAGGAGCTGACGCAGGGGTAGTTGCCGTTGAAGTCGTAGCCGGCCTCGACCGCGGCGGCCGTGGAGACCACCTTGAAGGTGGAGCCGGGCGCGGACTGCCCCTGGATGGCCCGGTTGAGCAGCGGGTAGTTGGAGTTCTTGCCGGTGAGTGCCTTGTAGTCCTTGGAGGAGATACCGCCGACCCAGGCGTTCGGGTCGTACGTGGGCGCGGACGCCATGGCGACGATGCGGCCGGTCTTGGCCTCCATCACGACGACGGCCCCGGAGTCGGCCTTGTAGTTCCTGTTGGTGTTCTTGTCCCACTGGGTCCGGGCGGTCTTCATCGCCTTGTCCAGTTCGTACTCGGCGATCCGCTGGACGCGGGAGTCGATGCTGGTGACCAGGCTGGAGCCGGTCTCGGCCGGGTCCGACTTGGACTTGCCGATGACGCGGCCGAGGTTGTCGACCTCGTAGCGGGTGACGCCGGCCTTGCCGCGCAGTTCCCGGTCGTACTGCCGTTCAAGGCCGGAGCGGCCGACCATGTCGGAGCGCAGGTAGGGGGAGTCGGTGTCCTTGGCCCGCTGGATCTCGTCGTCGGTGACCGGTGAGAGGTAGCCGAGGACCTGCGCGGAGTTGGACTTGCCGGGCCCGGGGTAGCGGCGCACGGCCTCGGGTTCGGCGGTGATGCCGGGGAAGTCCTCGGCGCGTTCGCGGATCTGCAGGGCCTGGCGCGGGGTGGCCTCGTCGGTGATGGGGATGGGCTGGTACGGCGAGCCGTTCCAGCAGGGCTGCGGGGTCTTGGCGTCGCACAGCCGGACCTTCAGCATGACCTCGTCGACGTCCATGCCGAGGACGCCGGCGAGCTTGGTCAGGACCGCCTTGCCGTCGTCCTTCTGCTTGAGCAGGTCGGTGCGGGAGGCGGAGACCACCAGCCGGGTCTCGTTGTCGGCGAGCGGCACACCGCGGGCGTCCAGGATGGAGCCGCGCACGGCGGGCTGGACGACCTGCTGGACGTGGTTGCCGGAGGCCTCCTTCTGGTAGTGGGCGCCCTCGCGGATCTGGAGGTACCACAGCCGGCCGCCGAGCGTGCCGAGCAGGGAGAGGACGAGGATCTGGATGACGACGAGCCGGGTCTGGACGCGTGGGGTCCTGCCGGTCTCGGGAATATTTGTCATGGGTGCTGCCTCCCCCTCTCAGTGCGTGTAACGGACCGGTGCGGCCGGTGAAGCGGCCGACTGCCGTGCTCTCACAGGCGCTTGACCCCCTTGATGCGGCCGACCCGCGTGGTGCGGGTGCGGGCCTTGGCCTTCAGGCTGCCGAGCGCGCCGCGCCGGCCGCCGATGCTCAGCCCGGTGCCGGAGGAGAGCCAGCCGGAGGAGATGTCGGCCTTCTTGCCGGCGGAGCCGGTGTCGGCGAGGGGATCGTTCTCCGCGCGCCTGGCCAGCCACATGACGCCGGGAACGACGAAGGGCGCGAGCAGCAGGTCGTACACGGCGGCCGTCAGCAGCAGTCCGCCCAGG of the Streptomyces sp. NBC_01788 genome contains:
- the mrdA gene encoding penicillin-binding protein 2, with protein sequence MTNIPETGRTPRVQTRLVVIQILVLSLLGTLGGRLWYLQIREGAHYQKEASGNHVQQVVQPAVRGSILDARGVPLADNETRLVVSASRTDLLKQKDDGKAVLTKLAGVLGMDVDEVMLKVRLCDAKTPQPCWNGSPYQPIPITDEATPRQALQIRERAEDFPGITAEPEAVRRYPGPGKSNSAQVLGYLSPVTDDEIQRAKDTDSPYLRSDMVGRSGLERQYDRELRGKAGVTRYEVDNLGRVIGKSKSDPAETGSSLVTSIDSRVQRIAEYELDKAMKTARTQWDKNTNRNYKADSGAVVVMEAKTGRIVAMASAPTYDPNAWVGGISSKDYKALTGKNSNYPLLNRAIQGQSAPGSTFKVVSTAAAVEAGYDFNGNYPCVSSYSVGNQVFKNFEGENFGPISLGRALEVSCDTVFYYLSDNEWKKDGGINPKKGKPKDYFYKAAHQFGLGKETGVDLPNEVTGRVPDREWKQRYWEANKDGWCKTGKKDGSYVEKIAYENCLEGNRLREGDSINYSIGQGDTLVTPIQEAVIYGAISNGGTMYTPTIGKAVVSPDGRNVTEIKPRSHGKLPVTQATRNMMDQALAGVAIRGTAAWKFAGWPQDKIPLHAKTGTAEVYGKQTTSWLATYTKDYSVIMTIAQAGTGSGASGEAVRNIYSAMYGVQGDGSIDNKKALLPTPQKSLPQIRSDGSIAAPKVPADPAKDQEENAKQAAEQGGATPNDQQGGATPNDQQGGPTAGDQQGGTSPNDQLPPATTASPTTGNRQTRRRQRRSGSRRTTA
- a CDS encoding TIGR03960 family B12-binding radical SAM protein, with amino-acid sequence MPAEAAETVESVFPQLEALLPHVQKPIQYVGGELNSTVKPWESCDVRWALMYPDAYEVGLPNQGVMILYEVLNEREGVLAERTYSVWPDLEALMREHGVPQFTVDGHRPVKAFDVFGLSFSTELGYTNMLTALDLAGIPLEARDRTIDDPIVMAGGHAAFNPEPIADFIDCAVIGDGEQAVLEVTEIIRAWKAEGRPGGREELLFRLARTGGVYVPGFYDVEYLPDGRIGRVVPNKSGVPWRVSKHTVMDLDEWPYPKQPLVPLAETVHERMSVEIFRGCTRGCRFCQAGMITRPVRERSITGIGDMVEAGLKATGFEEVGLLSLSSADHTEIGDVAKGLADRYEADKIGLSLPSTRVDAFNIDLANELTRNGRRSGLTFAPEGGSERIRKVINKMVSEDDLIRTVATAYGNGWRQVKLYFMCGLPTETDEDVLQIADMATRVIQKGREVSGSNDIRCTVSIGGFVPKPHTPFQWAPQLSAEETDARLQRLRDKIRGDKKYGRSIGFRYHDGKPGIVEGLLSRGDRRIGAVIRAVYDDGGRFDGWREHFSYDRWMACADKALVPFGVDVDWYTTRERTYEEVLPWDHLDSGLDKDWLWEDWQDALDETEVDDCRWTPCFDCGVCPQMDTQIQIGPTGKKLLPLTVKNAAPAPAASGHVH
- the rodA gene encoding rod shape-determining protein RodA; this translates as MTGANSFSISGYGPQRGGWTRVFARDSAARRLDWPMLFCALALSAIGAALIYSATRNRTGINQGDPYYFLIRHLTNTGIGFALMIGTVWLGHRTLRNVVPILYGLSVAGVLLVLTPLGATINGNRNWIVLGGGFSLQPSEFVKVTIILGMAMLLAARVDAGDKMYPDHRTVIQSLGLAAVPIMVVLLMPDLGTVLVLLTIILGALLASGASNRWIFGLLTAGVVGCIAVWQLHILDEYQINRFAAFANPSLDPAGVGYNTNQARIAIGSGGLTGAGLFHGSQTTGQFVPEQQTDFVFTVAGEELGFAGAGLIIVLLGVVLWRACRIARETTELYGTIVAAGIVAWFAFQSFENVGMTLGIMPVTGLPLPFVSYGGSSMFAVWVAIGLLQSIRVQRPMSA
- a CDS encoding CYTH and CHAD domain-containing protein; this translates as MADMKAKREIERKYETGDGGPPDLTGLLTGIGPVAAVVDRGAAELDAVYYDTPDERLTADGLTLRRRTGGHDAGWHLKLPVTTGVRDEIHAPLSDTVPPALAALVRSRVRDGELLPLVRLRTRRGTRHLVDADGTPLAEVAVDAVRAERLTGHGGAAQWTEIEVELADDGDPALLDAVDARLREAGVRPSQAPSKLARALTETATPDHPGPATARHKAPKTAGDHVLAYLRAQRDALVALDPAVRRDEYDSVHRMRVATRRLRSALRTYRTVLDRTVTDPLRAELKRLATELGRDRDQEVLTERLTAALDDLPYTLVTGPVRTRLRTWSGTAHGDARRRLVADLDSDRHLALLDALDALLADPPLRPAAAGKPAKVIAKAVRKDLAALSALLQHALDQPPGHDRDLALHEARKRAKATRYAAEAAVPALGDPASGLVKAAKSLQTLLGDHQDSVMARRTLRELAGQAHAAGESAFTYGVLHGREEQRAAELEARLPDTWRAIRKARKQARKQARKGKKGRTAL